A part of Oncorhynchus kisutch isolate 150728-3 linkage group LG2, Okis_V2, whole genome shotgun sequence genomic DNA contains:
- the LOC116353041 gene encoding glutamate receptor ionotropic, NMDA 2D-like, with translation MVAIPTLSLLLALAEWAGPVTPSPHLLLRPRERERDPGTIMNFNIAVIHAGASVQVEAAAGPGGRVLYPGFGRAHSSLGESVITQWGSANVIWLQVNDSSPKTLLSQLCDLLAARPLQGLVYEEERPPPTAWGPLAPMLEFVSAQTGLPIVAVGGGAGLGRMQQVWRWGEGERERERKREREREREREKERERERERERGRPIMTVRW, from the exons ATGGTCGCcatacccaccctctctctcctattggcCCTGGCGGAGTGGGCAGGACCGGTCACGCCCTCCCCACACCTCTTGCTCCGCCCCcgggagcgggagagagaccCGGGGACAATAATGAACTTCAACATCGCTGTGATCCACGCGGGGGCCAGCGTGCAGGTAGAGGCGGCGGCCGGGCCCGGGGGAAGGGTGCTCTACCCTGGGTTTGGTCGGGCACACAGCTCCCTGGGGGAGAGCGTGATCACCCAGTGGGGCTCTGCAAACGTCATCTGGCTCCAG GTGAATGACAGTAGTCCTAAGACTCTGCTGTCCCAGCTGTGTGACCTGCTGGCAGCGAGGCCCCTACAGGGCCTGGTCTACGAGGAGGAGAGGCCACCACCCACCGCCTGGGGACCCCTGGCCCCCATGTTAGAGTTTGTCTCTGCCCAGACTGGACTACCCATAGTGGctgtaggaggaggagcagggctgGGGAGGATGCAACAGGTAtggaggtggggggagggagagagagagagagagagaaagagagaaagagagagagagagagaaagagagaaagagagagagagagagagagagagagagagagggagacccatCATGACTGTAAGATGGTGA